One region of Fragaria vesca subsp. vesca linkage group LG4, FraVesHawaii_1.0, whole genome shotgun sequence genomic DNA includes:
- the LOC101309821 gene encoding uncharacterized protein LOC101309821 — MRSSGLVDPGWDHGVAQDERKKKVKCNYCGKIVSGGIYRLKQHLARLSGEVTYCDKAPQDVYMSMKANMEGCRSNKRPRQSEDIGQAYLNFHPKNDEEEVHVGYRSKGKQLMGERNLVVSLAPLRSLGYVDPGWDHGVAQDEKKKKVKCSYCEKIVSGGINRFKQHLARIPGEVAPCKHAPEEVYLRMKENMKWHRTGRRQRQPDGKDFSPVDMQSDNEDQEDDQVESSLHHISTERLMDGDKRLGQNFRKIFNGPPCTGSEPLYKRSRLDSLFLNAPKNLSPQYRQAKVRTMSNRISRKEVISGICKFFYHSGVPLQAANSIYFHKMLELVGQYGPGVVAPTSQLISGQCLEEEIATIKNYLAEYKASWAVTGCSIMADSWLDTEGRTLINFLASGPNGVYFVSSIDATEIVKDASELFELLDKVVEEMGEENVVQVITPNTPSYKAAGKMLEEKRKNLFWTPCVTNCIDQILKHLSDIPCVAECIKKSQKITKLIYSQIWLLNFMKNGFTQGKELLRPSITQFASSFATLQSLVDHRIGLRRMFRSNKWISSQCSRAPEGKEVANIVSDAGFWKNLQVVKNSADPMMQILQKVESGDCMSVSSIYSDKSTASLAIKSIYGENEPNCEPIWDAIQNHWDSLNHPVFEAAYFLNPSYRYRPDFMAHNIRGLTECITRMEPDNARRISACAQIADYSSAKADFGTELAISTRTELDPAAWWQQHGICCLELQRIAVRILSQTCSSMGCEHNWSIFDQMYSLRSSRLSQNRSSDLMYVHYNLRLRELQVRRGNSSVSLENILLEHFLKDWIVDTGRTNFPETEEVLYSEMEQVDAYENDMIDYEGGTSIADTRNGSVELLHFDDPDVDPVATDDDCENDDDNGELNYYDNDTSY, encoded by the exons ATGCGCTCCTCTGGACTTGTTGACCCGGGATGGGACCATGGTGTTGCTCAGGATGAGAGGAAGAAAAAGGTTAAATGCAATTACTGTGGAAAAATAGTTAGTGGCGGAATATACAGATTGAAGCAGCATTTAGCCAGACTTTCTGGAGAAGTGACATATTGTGATAAGGCTCCACAGGATGTATACATGAGTATGAAAGCAAACATGGAAGGATGTCGTTCTAATAAAAGACCTAGGCAATCTGAGGATATTGGACAAGCATATTTGAATTTCCATCCTAAGAATGATGAAGAGGAGGTCCATGTTGGTTATCGAAGCAAGGGAAAACAGTTGATGGGTGAGAGGAATTTAGTTGTGTCATTGGCTCCTCTAAGGTCATTAGGATATGTTGACCCTGGGTGGGACCATGGTGTGGCTCAGGATGAGAAAAAGAAAAAGGTGAAATGCAGTTATTGCGAAAAAATAGTTAGTGGTGGTATTAACCGATTTAAACAACATTTAGCTAGAATTCCTGGAGAAGTAGCACCTTGTAAACACGCACCCGAGGAAGTATATCTTAGAATGAAGGAGAATATGAAATGGCATCGTACTGGGAGGAGACAGAGACAGCCTGATGGAAAGGATTTCTCACCTGTTGATATGCAGTCAGATAATGAAGACCAAGAGGATGATCAAGTGGAATCTTCTCTGCATCATATAAGCACAGAAAGATTAATGGATGGTGATAAACGATTGGGCCAAAATTTTAGAAAGATTTTCAACGGACCTCCCTGTACTGGTTCTGAGCCATTATACAAACGATCGAGGCTAGATTCCCTTTTCTTGAATGCACCTAAGAATTTGTCTCCGCAATATAGACAAGCAAAGGTCAGAACAATGTCAAACAGAATATCCCGCAAGGAAGTTATTTCTGGAATTTGCAAATTCTTTTACCATTCAGGAGTTCCTCTACAAGCGGCGAACTCCATATACTTCCATAAGATGCTTGAGTTGGTTGGCCAATATGGGCCGGGTGTGGTAGCACCTACAAGCCAATTAATATCAGGTCAGTGTCTGGAGGAAGAAATTGCAACCATCAAAAATTACCTTGCTGAGTATAAGGCATCCTGGGCAGTCACTGGTTGTTCTATAATGGCGGACAGTTGGCTAGACACAGAGGGTAGAACACTGATCAATTTCTTAGCTTCTGGCCCAAATGGTGTATACTTTGTTTCGTCAATTGATGCCACTGAAATAGTTAAAGATGCTTCTGAGTTGTTTGAGCTGCTCGACAAAGTGGTAGAAGAGATGGGAGAGGAAAATGTAGTTCAG GTAATCACTCCAAATACTCCTAGTTATAAAGCTGCTGGGAAGATGCTCGAGGAGAAGAGAAAGAATTTATTCTGGACACCATGTGTCACCAATTGTATTGATCAAATTCTTAAGCATTTGTCAGACATACCTTGTGTGGCAGAATGCATTAAGAAGAGCCAAAAGATTACAAAGCTCATCTACAGCCAAATTTGGTTGTTAAATTTTATGAAGAATGGCTTTACTCAGGGGAAGGAACTTTTGAGGCCTTCTATTACCCAGTTTGCCTCTAGCTTTGCTACCTTACAGAGCTTGGTGGACCATAGGATTGGTCTTAGAAGAATGTTTCGATCAAACAAATGGATTTCATCTCAGTGCTCCAGAGCACCTGAGGGGAAAGAGGTGGCAAATATTGTATCAGATGCAGGATTTTGGAAGAATTTACAGGTTGTTAAGAATTCTGCGGACCCAATGATGCAAATTCTTCAAAAGGTTGAGAGTGGTGACTGCATGTCCGTGTCGTCTATCTACAGTGATAAGTCCACTGCAAGTCTTGCTATTAAATCCATTTATGGTGAAAATGAGCCTAACTGTGAACCAATTTGGGATGCCATCCAAAATCATTGGGACTCGTTAAACCACCCTGTATTTGAGGCAGCTTACTTCTTAAATCCATCTTACAGATATCGACCTGATTTTATGGCG CATAATATTCGCGGGCTTACTGAATGCATTACCCGTATGGAGCCAGACAACGCAAGAAGGATTTCTGCTTGTGCACAG ATTGCTGATTATAGTTCTGCAAAAGCTGATTTTGGAACTGAATTGGCTATTAGTACAAGAACAGAACTTGATCCGG CTGCATGGTGGCAACAACATGGGATATGCTGCTTAGAGCTGCAGCGGATAGCTGTTCGTATATTAAGTCAGACATGCTCATCAATGGGATGTGAGCATAACTGGAGTATATTTGATCAAATGTACAGTCTAAGAAGTAGTCGTTTATCTCAAAACAGATCGAGTGACCTCATGTACGTTCACTACAATTTGCGCCTTAGAGAACTACAAGTAAGAAGGGGAAACAGTTCAGTCTCCCTTGAAAATATTCTGTTGGAGCATTTTCTAAAAGATTGGATTGTAGACACAGGGAGAACCAACTTTCCAGAAACTGAG GAAGTTCTATATAGTGAAATGGAACAAGTTGATGCATATGAGAACGACATGATTGACTACGAAGGTGGAACCTCAATTGCAGATACTAGAAACGGATCAGTTGAACTGTTACACTTTGATGATCCAGATGTTGATCCTGTTGCCACTGATGATGATTGCGAAAATGATGATGATAATGGTGAATTGAACTACTATGATAATGACACAAGTTATTAG
- the LOC101310111 gene encoding rRNA-processing protein fcf2-like: MTEAKAVVGLSWEPNIPNFSAKTGLKVDAKPQETNHRWKPASQLVDGLFVPPNNPKTLNKLQRKQLKDTTGSNWFDMPAPTMTPELQKDLKLLKLRSVMDPKRHYKKGDSQTAKYFQVGTVVESASDFFSGRLTKKERKATVAEELLSDPVLATYRKRKVREIEEKNRPADNEKWKNKGKTSYKRAKQRRH; this comes from the exons ATGACAGAAGCCAAAGCAGTAGTGGGTCTCTCATGGGAACCAAACATTCCGAACTTTTCAGCAAAAACTGGACTTAAAGTCGATGCTAAACCCCAAGAAACCAATCACCGTTGGAAACCCGCCTCCCAGCTTGTGGATGGCCTCTTTGTGCCACCCAATAACCCGAAAACACTGAACAAGTTGCAGAGGAAGCAACTCAAAGACACTACTGGCTCCAATTG GTTTGACATGCCTGCGCCGACTATGACCCCGGAGTTGCAGAAAGATCTCAAGTTGCTCAAG TTAAGGAGTGTCATGGATCCAAAAAGACATTACAAGAAGGGTGATTCGCAAACTGCCAAGTATTTCCAG GTGGGAACAGTGGTAGAGTCGGCATCAGATTTCTTCTCGGGTAGACTAACAAAGAAGGAAAGGAAGGCAACTGTTGCCGAGGAGCTGCTTTCTGATCCTGTGCTTGCGACCTACAG GAAGCGGAAGGTTCGTGAGATTGAAGAGAAGAATCGACCAGCTGATAATGAAAAATGGAAGAATAAAGGGAAGACGTCCTATAAGCGTGCAAAGCAAAGAAGGCACTAA
- the LOC101310404 gene encoding Pyruvate dehydrogenase (acetyl-transferring) kinase, mitochondrial-like, with translation MAVKKACESFSKSLIDEVQRWGCMKQTGVSLRYMMEFGSEPTLRNLLISAQFLHKELPIRIARRAIELESLPYGLSEKPAVLKVRDWYLDSFRDLRSFPDIKDENDERDFTQMIKAIKVRHNNVVPMMALGVQQLKKGINPKIIYEDHDEIHHFLDRFYMSRIGIRMLIGQHVELHNPNPPPHCVGYIHTKMSPLEVARNASEDARSICFHEYGSAPNVNIYGDPDFTFPYVPTHLHLMVFELVKNSLRAVQERFMDSDKVAPPIRIIVADGIEDVTIKVSDEGGGIPRSGLPKIFTYLYSTAANHVDEQTDLGTGDSVIMAGYGYGLPISRLYARYFGGDLQIISMEGYGTDAYLHLSRLGDSQEPLP, from the exons ATGGCGGTGAAGAAGGCGTGCGAGTCGTTCTCGAAGAGCTTGATAGACGAGGTGCAGAGATGGGGGTGTATGAAGCAGACGGGGGTAAGCTTGAGGTACATGATGGAGTTCGGGTCGGAGCCTACTTTAAGGAATCTGCTGATTTCGGCCCAGTTTCTGCATAAGGAGTTGCCTATTCGGATTGCCAGAAGGGCTATTGAGCTCGAGTCTCTGCCTTATGGTTTGTCTGAGAAGCCTGCTGTCTTGAAG GTAAGGGACTGGTATTTGGATTCGTTTCGAGACCTGAGATCCTTTCCCGACATCAAGGATGAAAATGATGAGAGGGATTTTACGCAAATGATCAAGGCAATCAAGGTGAGGCACAACAATGTCGTTCCCATGATGGCTTTAGGTGTTCAGCAGTTGAAGAAGGGCATAAATCCAAAGATTATCTATGAGGATCATGATGAGATTCACCATTTTTTGGATCGCTTCTACATGTCCAGAATTGGAATTCGAATGCTGATCG GCCAGCACGTTGAATTGCACAATCCCAATCCTCCTCCTCATTGTGTGGGTTACATACATACAAAAATGTCCCCACTGGAGGTAGCACGAAATGCCAGTGAGGATGCTCGCTCGATTTGCTTTCATGAGTATGGCAGCGCACCGAACGTTAACATCTATGGGGATCCTGATTTTACTTTCCC ATATGTTCCTACACACTTGCATCTTATGGTCTTTGAGTTGGTTAAGAACTCTCTGCGTGCTGTCCAAGAGCGTTTTATGGACTCAGACAAAGTTGCACCTCCTATTAGAATAATAGTTGCTGATGGAATTGAAGATGTTACGATCAAG GTCTCAGATGAGGGGGGCGGCATACCAAGAAGTGGTCTCCCAAAAATTTTCACATATCTTTATAGCACTGCGGCGAACCATGTGGATGAGCAGACAGATCTTGGAACTGGTGATTCAGTTATAATGGCTGGATATGGGTACGGGCTTCCTATAAGCCGCTTGTATGCAAGATATTTTGGAGGAGATCTGCAAATAATCTCTATGGAAGGATACG GGACCGATGCATACCTCCATTTGTCTAGGTTGGGAGATTCACAGGAACCTTTGCCATGA
- the LOC101310690 gene encoding novel plant SNARE 13-like — MATNLPMSPQLEQIHGEIHDNFRALANGFQKLDKIKDSNRQSKQLEDLTGKMRECKRLIKEFDREMKDEEGRNTPDVNKQLNEEKQSMIKELNSYVQLRKTYMNSLGNKKVELFDMGAGVSEPTADDNVQMASTMSNQELINSGMKTMDETDQVIERSKKTVQQTIEVGTQTAVTLKGQTDQMGRIVNELDTIQFSIKKATQLVKEIGRQVATDKCIMLFLLLIVCGVIAIIIVKVVNPNNKDIRDIPGLAPPAARRLLSLSTRVQFK, encoded by the exons ATGGCCACTAACTTGCCGATGAGTCCTCAGTTGGAGCAGATCCATGGCGAAATCCACGACAATTTTCGAGCTCTCGC AAATGGCTTCCAGAAGCTTGATAAGATCAAAGACTCCAATAGACAAAGTAAACAGCTGGAGGATCTTACAGGAAAGATGAGAGAATGTAAAAG ATTGATCAAAGAGTTTGATCGCGAAATGAAGGATGAGGAGGGCCGAAATACTCCTGACGTGAATAAGCAACTCAATGAAGAGAAGCAATCAATG ATCAAAGAGCTGAATTCATATGTACAGTTGAGAAAAAC GTATATGAACAGCCTTGGAAACAAGAAGGTTGAACTCTTTGATATGGGAGCAGGAGTTAGTGAACCAACAGCTGATGACAATGTTCAAATGGCATCAA CTATGTCAAATCAAGAACTGATCAATTCCGGGATGAAAACAATGGATGAGACGGACCAGGTCATTGAACGGTCTAAAAAG ACTGTTCAACAGACAATCGAAGTGGGAACTCAAACTGCTGTTACCTTGAAGGGCCAA ACTGACCAAATGGGCCGCATTGTCAATGAGCTGGACACAATTCAGTTCTCAATCAAGAAGGCCACCCAGCTTGTGAAAGAGATTGGCCGGCAG GTGGCAACAGATAAATGTATCATGCTTTTCCTTCTGCTTATTGTTTGTGGTGTAATAGCAATTATTATTGTGAAG GTTGTAAACCCGAACAACAAGGACATCAGGGACATCCCTGGATTGGCACCGCCAGCTGCAAGGAGGCTTTTGTCTCTGAGTACTCGGGTACAGTTCAAGTAG